The following DNA comes from Gemmatimonadaceae bacterium.
CGTCGGGTGAATTAAAGCGCGTGATTCCCGCTCCGCTCCCGCCGATATTCGCCTTTACCAGCACCGGGTACCGCATGCCGGCTGCCGCTTCCACGGCGACTTCAGCATTGTTGATTATTCGCGTGCGCGGATAGGGGAGGCCCAGCTCCTCGAGAATTTCGATCTGGAGCGCTTTCGAAGTCTCCATGGTGTGAACGGCGGAACCGTTGACGACGCTGACACCGCATCGTTCGAGATGACGGAGCCAGTTAAGCGTGTAGAATGTCGACTGGGTTCCGTGTCGCAGATACGCTGACGGACTTACGCGGTTGAACACCAGCGAATAGGGTACGTCGCGCTCACGAGGGTCGTAGGTGTGAGCATTTGCGTCGAGCTTCACGTACGAAACATTCCGCACATCGAGCTCGGCAAAGAGCGGACGGAACCATTCGGGGTGTTCGTAGAATATTGCGATCGGTTGGCTGGATTGCCTTGTCATCTGTCCATGAGTGGTGAATGGGGAAACAAAAAAGCCGCGCTCCCTGGGAGTCGCGGCCGTAGTGGCGTTGAAGAGCTTTCGCTCTGCTGAATCTACTTCATGCTCTTACATGCACTCAGTGTCGTCCAGCGCTCCCGAAATGGAGGATGGTTGATAACGACACATACACATGAATGCCTGATTGCAGAACATGCGAGCCGACACTGCGAATTGCGGGCCACGAGGCTGAGTTCAGCGAGCTCAAAGGTTCCGCCGCGATGGCGGCGTTACCCGCAGAGCACGCTTCCTCCATTGACGTTGAGAATCTCGCCGGTGATATGCCGCGCGAGAGTCGAACACAGGAATACTATCGGCCCGGCCACGTCTTCGGCCGATGCAATCCGGCGCAGGGGAATGGAAGCGGAGACCCGGTCGACCCCGGCTTCAGCAAGGGCGGTTCGTACCATTTCGGTGTCTACCCAGCCGGGGGCTACGGAATTGACGGTAATGCCACGGGGACCAAGCTCCACTGCCAGCGACTTGGTGATGGATATCACAGCACCTTTACTGGCGGCGTAGTCTGCGTGACAGGCTTCACCGCGTTGTCCGGCGGTACTCGAGACGAGCACAATGCGTCCGTTGTCGGTGATTGTGCGGCAGACCGCCTGCGTGGTGTAGAAAACAGAGTCGAGGTTTTCGCGAACAGTGCGATGCCATTGTTCCGCTGACATTTCCGCGAGCGAAACATCCTCGGGCGGCCAGATACCGGCGTTGGCAACGAAGATGTCGAGTCCGCCAAGCCGGTTTACGGCTGTATCGACGAGCGATTGCGCGCCAGCCGCGGTAGAGATATCTGCCGCAAATGCGAACGCACGTGACCCGGCGGCCAGAGCCTGAGCGACCACCGCATCCGCATCCGCGGCGCGATTGCGATAACCGACGACGACGTCAGCACCCGCCTCGGCCAGCATTCTCACCGTGGCGGCGCCGATTCCCCGCGAGCCACCGGTAACCAGCGCCCGCCTGCCGCGGAGATTCAGGAGGGAAGGGATTGAAGGGGTGTTCTGCATGCTCAATTCAAGCCCCATCGGGATAGAATCTCAACTGGCATGCCGATGAGTGCGGCAACGGTTGGGCCGTGCGCGGTGATCTGTGTGAAGTCCTCGATACTGTTCTATATTGAGCCGCCCCTTCACTCCGGTAATTCGACGCTTGACGACGTTTCGTGACCAGCTGCAGGCTTCGCTCGGCTCCGCCTACACCGTTCAGCGCGAGCTGGGTGGCGGCGGAATGAGTCGCGTATTCCTGGCGCGTGACGAAGCGCTCGGCCGCGACATCGTTGTTAAAGTGCTGTCGCCGGAGCTCTCGGCGGGATTGTCTGCGGACCGGTTTACCCGCGAAATCAAGCTGGCGGCTGCGCTGCAGCACCCGCACGTACTGCCGGTGCTAAGCGCAGGGATAATGAATGGGCTCCCATATTATACGATGCCGTTCGTACGCGGGGAGTCGCTGCGGGCGAGCATGGGCCCCGGCAAGCTCTCCCGCGACGACGCGCTCGCGGTGATCACGGATGTAGCGAAGGCTCTCAGGTACGCGCACGGGGAAGGCGTAATCCACCGCGATATCAAGCCAGAAAACGTGTTGATGTCGAGCGGAAGCGCGGTCGTCGTCGACTTCGGAATCGCAAAGGCAATTTCCGCCTCGAAAACAGAAGCTCCGGGCGGAACCCTGACCACAGTCGGGACATCGATAGGAACTCCAGCGTACATGTCTCCGGAACAGGCCGCGGCTGATCCAGACGTCGATCAAAGGTCCGACATCTACTCGTGGGGCGTGCTGGCGTACGAGCTGCTCGCCGGCAAGCATCCGTTCAAGGGGAGGAAAACTCCTCAGCAGCTCCTTGCGGCCCATCTCGCGGAGACCCCGGCGCAACTCGGCAGCGCAAGCCCGGATGTCCCAGTTCCGATTAGCGCACTGATAATGCGGTGTCTCGAGAAAAACCCCGACTCGCGGCCCCAGTCGGCAGGCGAGCTGGTCACGCAACTGGGTGCAGCAACGAGTGGCAACGGCGGTGTGGCCGCTGCGATTCCGGTAGCGAAGAGCAAGCTATGGCGGATTCCCGCGATCGTCGCTCTCGCGGTGGTCATCGGCGGCGTCGCGTTCGGCGTGTGGAGTGCACGCGGAACGCCCCGCCCCGCGGGGCTGGTAACTCTGGCGGTGCTCCCATTCGAGAATCAGGGGCCGGCCGAGCAGGAATATTTCGTCGATGGGCTCAGCGACGCGGTGAATGGCAAGCTCGCCGGGCTTGCCGGGGTCAGTGTAATCGATCGAAGGAGCACGCAGCAGTACAAGAAGACCACCAAACCCGTGAAGCAGATCGGAGCGGAGCTGGGCGTTCAGTACGTGCTTGGAGGTGTCGTGCGCTGGGCACGAAACTCTGCCGGCGGGTGGCGGGCACAGGTGATGCCGACACTTGTCAACGCCAGCGACGCGACCACGAAGTGGGCGGGTGATCCGCTAGTTGTCTCGTCCGACGATCCGTTCTCGGCGCAGACCGAGATTGCGTCGAAAGTAGCCAACGCGCTCCAGCTCGCGTTGGGCGCCGACGATCGGCGCGAGCTTGCGGAGCGGCCGACTCAGAGTACCGAGGCCTACGACGCTTATTTGCGTGGTAAATCGATATTGGACGCGCTCGACAGATCGGCGGAATCGGTGAGGAGTATTGATCAGTCGATCTCCGAGCTTCAGCGGGCGGTGGCTCTCGATCCAGATTTTGCTCAGGCATGGGCGGTACTCGTCTTCGCAAGCCATCGCCGTGCCGTGGCCGTGCCCGGCGACACTTTATCGCTGAATCGAACCCTGCGGGCGGCCAGGCGCGCCGAGTCGCTCGATCCTCGCGATCCGATGGTTGTGAGCGTTCGCTCGGGCATGGCGTACTACAGCGGCGACCGGCCACGTGCGCGAATGATCATCAGCGACGCGATCAAATCAGGAATTGTCAGTCCCGAGCTTTTCATTGCGTATGCGTGGGATCTGTGGGATGTAAATCAGCGAGACAGTGGCCGCGCCGTGATGGCGAGCGCATTGAAGCTCAATCCCCGCTTTCCACCCGTTGTTGCTGCTGCTGCTGACATGGCTACTCTGGATCGGGACTGGGTCCGGGTAGCTCAACATGCGCGTACGCTCATCTCGATCGATCCAACTGATGAGCGCGGCTGGCGACTCCTTGCCAGTGTTGGCCGGAGCACCGGCGATTCCCTCGCGATCCGGCGAGCGATCGACGAGGCGTTCCGGTACATCCCGGCCCCGAGCAATATGCTCCTGACTTTCATGGTATATGCCGGCGGAGACATGGGCCTTCGATTCGCGGGCATGACCCCGGACCAACTGAGGATTGAAGCTCTCTCAGACAGCATCTCCACGTATTACGACAACAAGGCCGATCTGTTCGTCGGGCGTGGAGAACACGAGCGGGCGCGAGTCTACTACGACTCGATAATCGGAAAAATGGAAGGCAGGAGCTTGTCGGGGCCGGGCGAGTCGTATCTCAGGATTTATCTCGCGTACGCGTATTCGGCCACAGGCCGCCACGCCGATGCAGCGCGGGAGCTGGCACGTGTGAAGGCCGTGGCGATCGCAGCCGGTGAGGTGAACGAGAAAGGAGTGCCCGAGATCGATCGTCGCATTGTCGCTGGCATTCTTGCCAACGCGGGGCAGTCTGAAGCTGCCGTGCGCGAGCTGAGAGTACTATTGAATGAAAGTGGCTGGACTCGCCGCGGTCTGGCGGCGGTGTCCAAGCTTCGCGCGCTTCGAGGTACACCGTCGTTCGAAGCGTTCCTCAGAGAAAAGGAACAAGTCACGCGGGCTCGGTAGGAACCGAGACCGCGCACTCACATCACGCGTCTCTCTCGACGACGATTGTGTAGTTCGAAGCCAGCGCGGCGATCGCGCCCACCGCCGCGAACACTGGAAGAAAGACCGCCGCGCCGATCCCCATGGTTAGGGGAATCTCGAGAAGGCTGCGGCCCTCGTCGCTCTTGATGATGATTTTTCGGACGTTCCCCTCGTGAATCAGCTTCTTGACGCTTGCGAGAAGATGTTTGCCGGTGACTTTATGCTCTTCGGTGCGTGGACCGGTGCCGCCTGGTGATGTCATCGATTTTCCTGGTTCAGTCATTTTGCCTGTAGTGTCATGACGAGATGTAGTGGTACCGGGATTCAGTGAACCATAACTTATTGCGATTCCAGCTTGGCGAGCTGCACCGCAGGCGTTGAGCCTGTCGTTGTATCTTTGGAGAGCCGTACTCGCCTGTCGCGGCACAACCATACGTTCTTCAAGAGATTACCGTGGCACCGCAATTCATCTACGTAATGAAGGATCTTCGCAAAGTCGTTCCGCCATCGCGGGAGATTCTGCGCGGGATCTGGCTGTCTTTTTATCCGGGTGCGAAGATTGGCGTGCTGGGTGGCAACGGGGCCGGCAAATCCACGCTATTGAAGATCATGGCGGGAGTGGACCAGGATTTTCAGGGAGAGGCATGGCCTCACGCGGGCACCCGGATCGGGTTTCTGTCGCAGGTGCCCGAGCTCGATGCGACCAAAAACGTCCAGGAGAATGTCGAAGACGCGGTCAGACCGCAGCGCGATCTGCTCAGGAAATTCGAGGAGATCTCGATGAAATTCGCGGATCCGATGAGTGACGCCGAAATGGAGAAGCTCCTCGACCAGCAGGGCAAGGTGCAGGAGAAGATCGACGCCGCGAATCTGTGGGAGCTCGACCGCAAGATCGAGATTGCGATGGACGCGCTGCGGCTGCCGCCTGCGGATGCCGAGATCGAGAATCTCTCAGGCGGAGAGAAGCGGCGTGTAGCTCTCTGTCGAACACTCCTGGAAGAGCCGGACATGTTGTTGCTCGACGAGCCCACCAATCACCTCGACGCTGAGAGTGTCGCCTGGCTCGAGCGGTATCTGGCCGAGTTTCCGGGGACGGTGGTGGCAGTGACTCACGACCGGTATTTCCTCGACAACGTCGCGGGCTGGATTCTGGAGCTCGACCGGGGCGCGGGCATTCCATATGAAGGGAATTACACATCGTGGCTCGAGCAAAAACGTGCCCGGCTCGCGACCGAGGAGAAGCAGGCGAGTGCAAAGCAGCGGACACTCCAGAACGAGCTTGAATGGGTGCGCATGGCACCTCGCGCCCGGCAGGCAAAGAACAAGGCGCGGTTGCAGCACTACGAGGATCTGGCGAGCGAGAAACAGGAAGAGAAGATTGCGCAAAACGAGATTGTGATACCGCCGGCACCGCGGCTTGGGAACGACGTGGTGATCGCCGACAAGGTGGCCAAGGCATATGGCGACAAGGTGTTGTTCGACAACCTGTCGTTCGCGTTGCCGCGCGGCGGAATCGTTGGCGTGATCGGCCCCAACGGCGCCGGGAAGACTACGCTCTTCAGAATGATTGTAGGTGAAGAGACGCCAGATAGCGGGTCACTGAAAGTTGGCGACACTGTTCAGCTTGCGTACGTGGATCAGGGCCGCGAGCTCGACGGCAGCAAGACCGTTTACGCAGAGGTGAGCGGCGGGTCGGATGTGATTCAGGTGGGCAAGCGCGAGGTCAACGCGCGCGGGTATCTATCGAGCTTCAACTTCAAGGGCGCTGATCAGCAGAAAAAAGTTGCGAATCTTTCGGGCGGTGAGAGGAACCGGTTGCATCTCGCCAAGCTGTTGAAGAGCGGCGGCAACCTGCTGCTGCTCGATGAACCGACCAACGATCTGGACGTCGATACGCTTCGCGCTCTCGAAGATGCGCTGCTCGATTTCTCAGGGTGTGCGGTGGTAATCTCGCACGACCGGTGGTTTCTGGACCGGATCGCAACGCATATCCTCGCGTTCGAAGGGGAGAGCGAGGTCGTGTGGTTCGAGGGGAATTACCAGGCCTACAAGGAAGATCTGAAGCGACGGAAGGGGATCGATGCTGACCAGCCCCATCGGATCAAGTACAGGGCGCTGGTGCACAAATAGATCGCGGACGACCCAGCCGGCGCGCTACAGCGCGCGGATGACCCGATCGTAGGAAACGCTGGGGACTTTCGTCAGACCGCGATTTCCACCAGCTCCGCCGTGCCCCGGCCCGCCGTGTCATCGTCGACCGGTTCGAGATAGGGCTCGATCGCTTCGCGGATATTGGCGAGCGCGTCCTCCCGCGTCTCACCCTCACTGATGCAGCCGGGCAGGCTTGGGACACTCACGGTGTAGCCACCGTCGTCGCTTTAGCGCCGCGCCACACGCGCAGCGAGTCGAAACGCGAGCGTTCGTGTGCACGATCACATCGCATACCGCTGCACTCTCGCATTGCGGCCGTATTATTTGCCTTTTAACGACACTAACTTCTCGCGCACGAAGATCAGTTGATCGATGTCAGGAGACCACCACATCCACTCGCTACAAGCCGCGAGCGTTACTGCGGCAGCCTCGATTACCGCACGACGCAGAGTCGCGCCGCATACTACCGTTTCCCGAGGATGGGAAACCCTGGGGGAAGTTGAGTAGGCTGAACTCGACATTGGTCAGGGAGCAACCACTTCAACCCGCAGCGCGTACTCAGGCCTTCCATGAATCGAAGTGTCGCGCTTTGCTTTCTCCTCTCAAGACTCTTAGGACGGCTTCTGCCCACCAGCGGAGGATTATGACTACCGAATCTGACCAATCCTCTTCGGGATAGGGCACCCCGCTGACTGTCACATGTAACCGACCCGCAACCTGCCCACGCGATTTAGTAGCACAATTGTGCGACTAGCAGCTTTGCCGCATCGATACGAACGTCTGTACTTTTTCGAAAGTCAGGTGCGGCGGAAAGTGTACATTCTGCCACCGAATCGAAGCGTAAGCATCACACCGGACGGCGAATCGGGCGGCGATTCAATGGGAACGGTGAACTCTCCGAATCCTTTGTTAGACGTGAACTCGACGCGCCTACCTCTTGCTGTCCACTCGCCGAAGTCCTCCACTAATCGTCGGTCATCGATAAAGAGGAGCCGGTTTGGATCACAGCGCAGCCGAAGCAAAACGCGCACCGAATAGAGCGGATCGTGTGAGTCTGGCCCGCCGGAGAAAAGTACCATTTCACCCTGGTAAATCTCACGCGGACAATTCCCTCCTTCGATTGCAAGCGGGAGAGCAGTGCCATCGACTGACTCGAGGTCGTAGGTACCTTGGGCAATGGAAAGATCGGGGGCCGTCGAAAATAGCGAACAGCCAGCGAGCAGGCACGCCATCCATAGAGAAAGTCGTATGGCTGGAGCCCGCGCTGACCGAGAAGGCGGCGGGAGAGGAGGTTTCACGTTCTAGCGCTCGCCTAACTGGTTTGAGATACTCGCAGTTCTATAGATAGCAGTTCCCATCGCACCCGCAGCAATCACGGCAACCGTCCAACCCAGCAGCGTCCCGGGCGCCCACCCCATCCACCCAGCGACCGGGGCATCGGCAAGCGCGGCCAACGCCAGTAACACCAGCCGCTCCGCCCGCTGCATCACCCCTCCGCGGCACAACACCCCCAACGCCTCACCCCGCGCCCGGGTATAACTCACGAGCAGCGACGCTCCGAGTGCGAGCGCGACGGCAGCCGTCGCCCACCTCTGGCCATCATAGAAAATCGCTAGCCCGGCAAAGGCGAAAGTCTCAGCGAACCTGTCGAGCGTCGAGTCCAGAAACGCCCCACGCTCATTCGCGATCCCGCGCGCCCGGGCTATCCGTCCGTCGAAAATGTCCGAGGCTCCCCCCAGAAGCACCATCCAGCCGCCGAGTGCCAGCTCACCGAACACAAAGGCAAAGCCCGCCGCCGCACCGAAGACGACACCCAGATAATTGAAGACATCCGGTGAAACCCTTGTCCTTACAAAGAATCGCTCGACGGGGCCAATCACCCACATCAGCCAGTCGCGCACCCAGAAACCCAGAATCATCGTCGTTGGACGGCGCGCCACGTCGACGTCCATCGAGCGGCCGCGCCCGACTACCGCGAAGACGGGCATCGTCAACAACAGTGCGGCCACCAGCAGCAGGGCAATCCGCTCGGTTGCCCTCACTTTCTCATTCGGCGTTGCTGCGGGCGGGTGCGTAGGAAAAGGATCGCTTTGGGCCACAGGAAAATGAACGGCCACCGACGCTCACGCTCGGTCAACTCGACGGCCACCCCGCTCCTCCGGGCAATCTTCTGAACGACGTAGTCGAGCCAGCCATCGTAGAGGGCGATGTGCTTGGCCCATCTTACCGTCCCCCGCGCCTTCGAAATGCGGAAATACCGCTGCCGCCGCCGCCGCTCGGCGAGCGGCGGGAAAATCACCTGCCGATAGCCGTCCTTGCCGCGTTCGAGGATCCCGTGACGCGTCAAGCCATCGAGCAGCGCCGAATACACAGGCAGAAGCGCAACTCGCTGGGCATCGAGCAGCTGCGTCACCCGATCATCACCCTCCGGCCTTACCTCCGCGGAAAACGATGTCTCGAGCAGTACCCGGCAGTACGTCTCTGCATCGAATGACTGAGGCAGAAACGGCTGGCCCCACTGATAAGTCCGGATACGCATCTCGACCAGCGCCGAACTCACGTCCTCCCGGCTTTGATCGTCCCTCGCCCAGAGGAGCTGGACATTCTGGAACAGGCGTCCCTGAGTGAAATGGTCGGCGGTCTCCATCCGCGCGGCCAGCCGCAAGCCGCGCAAAGTCAGTACCGCGCACTTGCTGCGCCCATCCCGCCCATCGGGTGCTCTGATGGCGTGGATGTTGGGCGGCAGTACATGCGCGAGCACTTCGGCAGTTCGCGGGCCGACCGAAGTGTCAATCGCACTTGTCAGGGACAGATACGCATCGTGATAGCGCTCGACGATCACGAAGAAATCATGCGCGCTGTCGGCGCGCGCGTCCGAGCGTTGCGCGTGCGAGCCATAATGGATGACAGCCAGTGCGCCAGGCCCGAAGGCATCGGCAATGGCGTTCCCCAGTGTGCGGGCGGTAGGCGTGGGTTCCGCATCGAGTCCACCGGCAAGGGCGGTGCGGAGCTCCCTGTCGGCGAGCACCTGATCCAGAAAGTCCACGAATAACGGCTCGGTTGTAGTCGGGTGGCCGCGCCAGCACAATCAGCCAGCGGGGCGAGAAAGCCTCGGCTTTAAACGATCGAGCCCCTCTCATTGGATGGGAGAGGGGGCTTCCCTATCATAACACGCCGGATATCAACATCAAATAGTGGCGATTGCCTGCAGGTTGATCTTTCTGGCCATATGCCTCGAACCCAAATAGCTTACGAGTTGAATGCCGAAGCCACAGTTCCGTAACAGATCAAATCGCACGGCGCTGTCGTCCAGCGAGGGCAGAATCTATCCGCCCCCCGTCGTCGAAAACCCCGGGGACGCGATCAGCGCCACCGAATGGGGCTTCGTCGACACATCCTTTGCCGTCGACCAGTCCGGGGCGATAACGGTCAAAGGAGACCGATACCCAGGCCTGAGCGGACAGACTCTCCCTGATCTGCTGCCCTGGTTCCGCTCGGTCGTAGGCATCGATTTCTCAGTGCTCGACCCGGCCGCCAGCAGTTATCCGCCCTATGTTCCCGAGTCCAGACCGGCCCCGGCGTTTCTGGAGCGGATCGAGTCCTTCCTCCCTGCAGCTCAGGTCACCACCGAGCCGGTGATCCGCCTGCGCCACGGCCACGGCCACACCGTCTCGGAGATCAACGCGGTCCGGACCACCGGCTTCGACAGGGTGCCCGACTACGTAGTCTACCCGGCCGATGAGGCTCAGGTAGCCGCGCTGGTGGAAGCGGCATCGGAAACGGACGTGGTACTCATTCCGTACGGTGGAGGAACGAACGTCACGGAGGCGTTGCGCTGCCTCCCTCATGAGGAGCGACCCATCATTTCAGTGGACATGGGCCGCATGAACCGTATTGAATGGATCGATCCCGTTAATCGGATGGCGAAGATTCAGGCGGGTGCACCAGGCCGGCTGATTCAGGCCCAGCTGGCCGGGTACGGCTATTCGATGGGCCACGAGCCCGACAGCGTAGAGTTTTCCACGCTCGGCGGATGGATCGCGACGAACGCCAGCGGGATGAAGAAAAACCAGTACGGAAACATCGAAGACATCGTTCTCGATGTGACTGTCATCTCGGCGGCCGGAAAGCTCGAGCGCTCGCACGTCGTCCCCCGCGAGAGCATCGGCATCGATCCCAAGTTGTGGATCATAGGCAGCGAAGGAACACTGGGAATCGTGACCTCCGCGGTGGTAAAGCTGTTCCCGCTGCCCGAGGAACAGCGCTACGGATCGGTGATCTTCAAGACATTCGAAGATGGCATTGCATTCATGTATGACGTGGCCCAGGAAGACCGGCGTCCCGCGAGTGTTCGCTTGGTAGACAACCTCCAGTTCCAGTTCGGGCAGGTACTCAAAGCGCCCTCGCGTGGCGCGAAGCGCCTCAAGAGCAAAGCGGAAAAATGGATGGTTACCGGCCCGCTCGGGTTCGATCCGCAGAAAATGGTTGCGGTCACGCTGGTCTTCGAAGGCACCCGCGAACAGGTGGAACGCCAGGAAAAGCGGATCTACCAGCTCGCGAAACGCCAACAGGGCTTCAAGGGCGGAGCGGAAAACGGCAGGCGTGGATATCTCCTCACTTTCGGTATCGCCTACATCCGCGATTTCGTTCTGCGTCATCACATTCTGGGCGAATCGTTCGAGACCTCCGTTCCGTGGAGCCAGGCGCAGGAGCTGATCGACCGGGTAAAACGGCGGATATATGCCGCGCACGAAAAGCGCAGGCTTCCCGGCCATCCGTTCGTGTCATGCCGGGTTACGCAGGTCTATGACACGGGATGCTGTATCTATTTCTACATGGCCTTTTATTCGAAAGGCGTGTCGGATGCGGTTGGCGCGTATCATGAAATCGAGGCTGAGGCGCGCGAGGAGATCATCGACGCTGGTGGGTCCATCTCGCACCACCACGGCGTCGGCAAGCTTCGGCTTCCTTTCGTGCGCGACATCATGTCGCCGGCCATGATGGAATGGCGGGATCAGATGAAG
Coding sequences within:
- a CDS encoding SDR family NAD(P)-dependent oxidoreductase, giving the protein MGLELSMQNTPSIPSLLNLRGRRALVTGGSRGIGAATVRMLAEAGADVVVGYRNRAADADAVVAQALAAGSRAFAFAADISTAAGAQSLVDTAVNRLGGLDIFVANAGIWPPEDVSLAEMSAEQWHRTVRENLDSVFYTTQAVCRTITDNGRIVLVSSTAGQRGEACHADYAASKGAVISITKSLAVELGPRGITVNSVAPGWVDTEMVRTALAEAGVDRVSASIPLRRIASAEDVAGPIVFLCSTLARHITGEILNVNGGSVLCG
- a CDS encoding protein kinase yields the protein MTTFRDQLQASLGSAYTVQRELGGGGMSRVFLARDEALGRDIVVKVLSPELSAGLSADRFTREIKLAAALQHPHVLPVLSAGIMNGLPYYTMPFVRGESLRASMGPGKLSRDDALAVITDVAKALRYAHGEGVIHRDIKPENVLMSSGSAVVVDFGIAKAISASKTEAPGGTLTTVGTSIGTPAYMSPEQAAADPDVDQRSDIYSWGVLAYELLAGKHPFKGRKTPQQLLAAHLAETPAQLGSASPDVPVPISALIMRCLEKNPDSRPQSAGELVTQLGAATSGNGGVAAAIPVAKSKLWRIPAIVALAVVIGGVAFGVWSARGTPRPAGLVTLAVLPFENQGPAEQEYFVDGLSDAVNGKLAGLAGVSVIDRRSTQQYKKTTKPVKQIGAELGVQYVLGGVVRWARNSAGGWRAQVMPTLVNASDATTKWAGDPLVVSSDDPFSAQTEIASKVANALQLALGADDRRELAERPTQSTEAYDAYLRGKSILDALDRSAESVRSIDQSISELQRAVALDPDFAQAWAVLVFASHRRAVAVPGDTLSLNRTLRAARRAESLDPRDPMVVSVRSGMAYYSGDRPRARMIISDAIKSGIVSPELFIAYAWDLWDVNQRDSGRAVMASALKLNPRFPPVVAAAADMATLDRDWVRVAQHARTLISIDPTDERGWRLLASVGRSTGDSLAIRRAIDEAFRYIPAPSNMLLTFMVYAGGDMGLRFAGMTPDQLRIEALSDSISTYYDNKADLFVGRGEHERARVYYDSIIGKMEGRSLSGPGESYLRIYLAYAYSATGRHADAARELARVKAVAIAAGEVNEKGVPEIDRRIVAGILANAGQSEAAVRELRVLLNESGWTRRGLAAVSKLRALRGTPSFEAFLREKEQVTRAR
- a CDS encoding DUF4342 domain-containing protein, giving the protein MTSPGGTGPRTEEHKVTGKHLLASVKKLIHEGNVRKIIIKSDEGRSLLEIPLTMGIGAAVFLPVFAAVGAIAALASNYTIVVERDA
- the ettA gene encoding energy-dependent translational throttle protein EttA, which encodes MAPQFIYVMKDLRKVVPPSREILRGIWLSFYPGAKIGVLGGNGAGKSTLLKIMAGVDQDFQGEAWPHAGTRIGFLSQVPELDATKNVQENVEDAVRPQRDLLRKFEEISMKFADPMSDAEMEKLLDQQGKVQEKIDAANLWELDRKIEIAMDALRLPPADAEIENLSGGEKRRVALCRTLLEEPDMLLLDEPTNHLDAESVAWLERYLAEFPGTVVAVTHDRYFLDNVAGWILELDRGAGIPYEGNYTSWLEQKRARLATEEKQASAKQRTLQNELEWVRMAPRARQAKNKARLQHYEDLASEKQEEKIAQNEIVIPPAPRLGNDVVIADKVAKAYGDKVLFDNLSFALPRGGIVGVIGPNGAGKTTLFRMIVGEETPDSGSLKVGDTVQLAYVDQGRELDGSKTVYAEVSGGSDVIQVGKREVNARGYLSSFNFKGADQQKKVANLSGGERNRLHLAKLLKSGGNLLLLDEPTNDLDVDTLRALEDALLDFSGCAVVISHDRWFLDRIATHILAFEGESEVVWFEGNYQAYKEDLKRRKGIDADQPHRIKYRALVHK
- a CDS encoding CDP-alcohol phosphatidyltransferase family protein — protein: MRATERIALLLVAALLLTMPVFAVVGRGRSMDVDVARRPTTMILGFWVRDWLMWVIGPVERFFVRTRVSPDVFNYLGVVFGAAAGFAFVFGELALGGWMVLLGGASDIFDGRIARARGIANERGAFLDSTLDRFAETFAFAGLAIFYDGQRWATAAVALALGASLLVSYTRARGEALGVLCRGGVMQRAERLVLLALAALADAPVAGWMGWAPGTLLGWTVAVIAAGAMGTAIYRTASISNQLGER
- a CDS encoding FAD-binding oxidoreductase; translated protein: MPKPQFRNRSNRTALSSSEGRIYPPPVVENPGDAISATEWGFVDTSFAVDQSGAITVKGDRYPGLSGQTLPDLLPWFRSVVGIDFSVLDPAASSYPPYVPESRPAPAFLERIESFLPAAQVTTEPVIRLRHGHGHTVSEINAVRTTGFDRVPDYVVYPADEAQVAALVEAASETDVVLIPYGGGTNVTEALRCLPHEERPIISVDMGRMNRIEWIDPVNRMAKIQAGAPGRLIQAQLAGYGYSMGHEPDSVEFSTLGGWIATNASGMKKNQYGNIEDIVLDVTVISAAGKLERSHVVPRESIGIDPKLWIIGSEGTLGIVTSAVVKLFPLPEEQRYGSVIFKTFEDGIAFMYDVAQEDRRPASVRLVDNLQFQFGQVLKAPSRGAKRLKSKAEKWMVTGPLGFDPQKMVAVTLVFEGTREQVERQEKRIYQLAKRQQGFKGGAENGRRGYLLTFGIAYIRDFVLRHHILGESFETSVPWSQAQELIDRVKRRIYAAHEKRRLPGHPFVSCRVTQVYDTGCCIYFYMAFYSKGVSDAVGAYHEIEAEAREEIIDAGGSISHHHGVGKLRLPFVRDIMSPAMMEWRDQMKATLDPRGIFAAQSPLEVHEPVSLVAS